A genomic window from Tolypothrix sp. PCC 7910 includes:
- the cas5d gene encoding type I-D CRISPR-associated protein Cas5/Csc1 — MPIIYCCQLELHDSLYYATREIGRLYETEAVIHNYALCYALGLVDNEVYSTTVVEEHSYRYFCPEQVPKYEEHLTPLNQQGIYVTPARAVNHTAILNTWKYANNNYHVEMEKTQRNIPSFGRAKEIAPESQFEFFVISQKPVKLPKWIRLGKWMSKAELIVQEANRINLKTGDFSFPYPLNPLDVMFIHQVVSYDVVNMPPVSLIQNISIYQGQYYELEHPNTSEKLRLPANMQYRFKA, encoded by the coding sequence ATGCCAATTATTTATTGCTGTCAATTAGAATTGCATGACAGCCTTTATTACGCTACTCGTGAAATCGGCAGATTATACGAAACAGAAGCAGTAATTCATAATTACGCACTCTGCTATGCATTAGGTTTAGTTGATAACGAAGTTTACTCTACCACTGTAGTGGAAGAACATTCCTATCGTTACTTTTGCCCTGAACAAGTTCCGAAATATGAGGAACATTTAACACCGCTGAATCAGCAGGGAATTTATGTCACGCCTGCGCGTGCAGTTAATCATACTGCAATTCTCAATACATGGAAATATGCTAATAATAACTACCATGTAGAAATGGAGAAGACGCAAAGAAATATTCCTAGCTTCGGTAGAGCGAAAGAAATTGCACCAGAAAGCCAATTTGAGTTTTTTGTAATTTCTCAAAAGCCAGTAAAGCTACCAAAATGGATTCGCTTGGGTAAATGGATGAGTAAAGCTGAACTGATCGTGCAAGAAGCTAATAGAATCAATTTAAAAACAGGTGACTTCTCTTTCCCTTATCCATTGAATCCTCTAGATGTCATGTTTATCCATCAAGTTGTTAGCTACGATGTGGTAAATATGCCCCCAGTCAGTTTGATTCAAAATATTAGTATTTACCAAGGGCAATATTATGAGTTAGAACATCCCAATACAAGTGAAAAATTACGCCTACCTGCAAATATGCAGTATCGATTTAAAGCTTGA
- the cas6 gene encoding CRISPR-associated endoribonuclease Cas6 codes for MPYSLVLNLVPQSPIYPEFLSGRHFHALFLTLISSVDPTLGDYLHSSNADKAFTLSPMQIQCQYKQHHNTLQFGHQKLIAAGTPCWWRVSLLDDTLFSKLTPLWLNLNPEHPWHLGSANLYITKIQGTPQSTQPWANACNYAQIYEQASDKERNLSFSFATPVSFRQGGYDTVLPIKECVFNSLLSRWNKYSGMEISSIAIESIYPSAFDINTEVVSNYESKFIGCIGTINYRILGDVEPLAIKQINALADFALYAGLGRKTTMGMGMVRRI; via the coding sequence ATGCCTTATAGTCTCGTTCTTAACCTCGTCCCTCAATCTCCCATCTACCCGGAATTCCTCAGCGGTAGACATTTCCATGCACTATTTCTCACCCTCATCAGTTCTGTAGATCCAACATTGGGAGACTATTTGCACTCTTCTAACGCAGATAAGGCTTTTACTCTTTCACCTATGCAAATACAATGCCAGTATAAGCAACATCATAATACCTTACAATTTGGTCATCAAAAACTTATTGCGGCTGGTACTCCCTGCTGGTGGCGTGTATCACTACTTGATGACACTTTATTTAGCAAATTAACCCCATTGTGGCTAAATCTCAATCCAGAACATCCTTGGCATTTAGGTTCTGCAAATTTGTACATTACTAAAATTCAGGGTACACCACAATCAACACAACCTTGGGCTAATGCTTGTAATTATGCACAAATTTACGAACAAGCATCAGATAAAGAGCGTAATCTAAGCTTTAGCTTTGCTACACCTGTATCTTTCCGTCAAGGTGGATATGATACAGTTCTCCCTATCAAAGAATGTGTGTTTAATAGCTTACTTAGTCGTTGGAATAAATACAGCGGTATGGAAATCTCTAGTATTGCTATTGAATCAATTTATCCGAGTGCTTTTGATATCAATACTGAAGTTGTCAGCAATTATGAAAGTAAGTTTATAGGTTGCATTGGCACAATTAACTATCGGATTTTGGGAGATGTAGAACCATTAGCAATTAAGCAAATTAACGCTTTAGCTGATTTTGCATTATATGCAGGGTTGGGGCGGAAAACAACAATGGGTATGGGAATGGTACGTCGCATATAA
- the cas4 gene encoding CRISPR-associated protein Cas4, translated as MNETDYIPIAALNQYAYCPHRCWRMFCAGEFIENQYTIEGTSLHERVHTVGEGQREDTWQIRAIWLKSDRYKLIGKSDLIEAENGTYYPIEYKRGRKGEWDNDEMQVCAQALCLEEMTGKSINTGYIYYAHSHQRQLVEITHELRQSAISIIDAVQELLFTGAMPIPTKTKRCDGCSLYASCLPQATDKVKRYQESN; from the coding sequence ATGAATGAAACTGATTACATTCCTATTGCGGCATTAAATCAATATGCCTACTGTCCACATCGCTGTTGGCGGATGTTTTGTGCAGGAGAATTTATTGAGAATCAATACACGATTGAAGGTACAAGTTTACATGAACGAGTCCATACAGTTGGAGAAGGACAACGTGAAGATACTTGGCAAATCCGAGCAATTTGGTTGAAATCTGATAGGTATAAGCTAATAGGCAAATCTGATTTAATTGAAGCTGAAAATGGCACATACTATCCAATTGAATACAAGCGTGGTCGCAAGGGTGAATGGGACAATGATGAAATGCAAGTCTGCGCTCAAGCTTTGTGTTTAGAAGAAATGACAGGAAAAAGTATCAACACGGGTTATATCTACTATGCACACTCACATCAACGTCAGTTAGTAGAAATTACTCATGAATTGCGGCAAAGTGCGATTTCTATAATTGATGCTGTTCAAGAATTGCTATTTACAGGTGCAATGCCAATACCTACTAAAACCAAACGTTGTGATGGTTGCAGCCTTTATGCGTCATGTTTGCCGCAAGCAACTGATAAAGTCAAGCGTTATCAAGAAAGCAATTAA
- the cas1d gene encoding type I-D CRISPR-associated endonuclease Cas1d, which produces MGTVYITQEDAFIGKVDERLNVKFDRKTILDVPLLKIDGVVVLGRATVSPAVISELLERHIPLTFLTHTGGYLGRLEPEVTKNIFVRKAQWQAAGESPQAIHLVQGFVRGKLKNYRQILLRRQRESQGLDLSKNITRIEQAIAPIETTHNINSLRGLEGAGSAAYFGCFSELILVPEFDFNVRVRRPPTDPVNSLLSFGYALLRHDVQGAINIVGFDPYLGYLHCERYGRPSLALDLMEEFRPLVVDTVVLSALNKRLLTPADFVTEPLSGAVSLTSTGRKTFLQLYAQKKLSAFKHPVFGRKCTYQEAFELQARLLAKYLMGELEKYPPLILK; this is translated from the coding sequence ATGGGCACAGTTTATATTACCCAAGAAGATGCTTTTATTGGGAAGGTAGATGAACGTCTAAACGTTAAGTTTGATAGAAAGACTATTTTAGATGTACCTTTGCTAAAAATCGATGGCGTTGTAGTTTTAGGGCGTGCTACTGTTTCACCTGCTGTCATTTCTGAATTGCTTGAGCGTCATATTCCGCTAACATTTCTGACTCATACTGGTGGTTATTTGGGACGCTTAGAACCAGAAGTTACTAAAAATATATTTGTTCGCAAAGCTCAATGGCAAGCGGCTGGAGAATCACCCCAAGCGATTCACTTAGTACAAGGTTTTGTACGAGGTAAACTGAAAAACTATCGTCAGATATTACTGCGCCGACAGCGCGAATCACAAGGACTAGACTTATCAAAGAATATTACTCGCATTGAGCAAGCGATCGCACCAATTGAAACGACTCATAACATCAATTCGCTGCGAGGCTTGGAAGGTGCTGGTAGTGCTGCTTACTTTGGCTGTTTCTCTGAGCTAATTTTGGTTCCAGAATTTGATTTTAACGTTCGCGTCCGCCGTCCGCCTACAGATCCGGTAAATTCTTTGCTTAGCTTTGGTTATGCGTTGCTGCGTCATGATGTGCAAGGTGCAATTAATATTGTTGGCTTCGATCCATATTTAGGATACTTGCATTGCGAACGTTATGGTAGGCCATCTCTGGCGCTAGATTTAATGGAAGAATTTCGTCCCTTAGTCGTAGATACGGTAGTGTTATCTGCTTTAAATAAACGCTTGCTGACACCTGCTGATTTTGTTACTGAACCTTTAAGCGGTGCAGTTTCTCTCACTTCCACCGGACGAAAAACATTTCTACAGTTATACGCACAAAAGAAGTTATCGGCATTTAAACATCCGGTATTCGGGCGTAAATGTACATATCAAGAAGCATTTGAATTACAAGCTCGATTATTAGCGAAATACCTCATGGGTGAACTTGAAAAGTATCCACCTTTAATTTTGAAGTAA
- the cas2 gene encoding CRISPR-associated endonuclease Cas2 yields MNVVISYDISEDKRRTKIHNILKSYGQWVQYSIFECQLNDTQYAKLRARLHKLIKTDTDNIRFYSLCSCCFGKVERIGGEPVPNDTIFFAECADG; encoded by the coding sequence ATGAATGTTGTCATATCCTACGATATTTCCGAAGACAAACGCCGCACCAAGATTCATAACATTCTCAAGTCTTATGGGCAATGGGTGCAGTATAGTATTTTTGAATGTCAGTTGAATGACACCCAGTACGCCAAACTGCGAGCGCGATTGCATAAGTTGATCAAAACTGATACGGACAACATCCGTTTTTACTCTTTATGTAGTTGCTGCTTTGGTAAGGTTGAACGTATTGGCGGCGAACCAGTCCCCAATGATACTATTTTCTTTGCCGAATGCGCGGATGGGTAG